CTGACGAACTCACCGCcccaactaagagcatctccactcgtctccccgactagGCCCCCGAGCGATGTTTTTCCAATCCGGACGGCgttattcggcccagtcgcgccccccggttcctcgatttcgtccggatttgggtctaaattcatccggcgatcccacgccatccccggccccccggggagcggtcggggactccggacgaaacgaaagcacgCGAAAcgtcgaggaaacttcccgcgcgtctggtggccccaacttgtcggcgagagacaccgatcgtcgtcctcatcgcatcgtcttccgcgcgctgtaaaagcctgccgcaggTCAGATGTCgccggacgcgtagcttccacgcggcgaggtTAAAGTCGTCGCCTCGATATCACGCGCGCCTacctctatttatcgccgaactaccgcgtctgccccgcattcacctcTCTCGCATTCCACCAAATCTTCCCCGAACTCGAAAGAGGTAGCAATGGCGAATGAcggtgcggccaacaacggcttcggccgccgctctctccaccaatgggagggacgactcctccacgcggcgggctacccggcgccgccggacttccgcgcaccggggggatggaggctgagcgcaggcggtgtgccgatcccgccgccgccaacgggtCGTGGATCGCGTTCTTCCGGCGCAGGTATGAACGCGAAATCCGGGCGtacgacggccctcctcctcctccggcaaggaataacgccgccgaccgccgccgatggtggagcgcgcctggccgcaccctcgagaatgtgctcgcgcacatcgaggacgggaactcccccgtcctggggatgccgccgctggtggcggctaccgtgtcgcgccggcacggtagttcctggatgccgaggaggatggcggcatcctcctcctcgtctggctcgcggtcggcgtccaggtccggcgggtcgacgccggccaccgtcagGAAGGAGTGGGCGTCTCCTTTGACCGTCAAGAAGGAACCGGCGTcgccaccgccgaccagagggtGCAGCAGCGGCgctctcgtcatccgcgaccagcctTCCTCTCCGCAgagcgggcggaagaggaagtcgtcgaagaaggaggccgtcgcaaaccagctcgccgaggaggaggcgaagcgcgcggaggacaccgcggtggcggaggcgatcgccaggtcgctgaaggacctggtgcccgccgacaacagcctCCCCTGGAGTGGTCTAGGCGGGACTGGGAGCGCCAGGAGgcagagcagcagcggcggctgctggatctggctgccgcgcgtcaactcgccgcccgcgccgccagaCCATCCGCCGCTAGGAACGCCGCGCCCAGGGAGGTGGtgaagctcgaggagagcagcgacgacgacatctaccgtccgtcgccgccacgcgccggcgacgctggccagggcacgagccgctggtacgaggcgccgccgccccaggacaacgccggctcgagcgacgatgacgacggcggcgactacacgtccTTTTACCGCCATTTTGGCATGTAGTAGGTCGCTttttagtttaagttttagtttgccaatcgccgaattcaaatatatgtacgaattcggcctatttatgtacgaagtcgcctctatatgttaaatatcattaaatttcgcttatgtttgaacgaacTCGCCAATTTTGTCTGAATTCGCCGAAGTCTCCTGGGCTCGTGGCTGGAAAATTGGGTCTCCCCAGACCAAATTTTCTTTCAATCCGAACGACAATATCGCTGGATTTGGAGGTGGGGAGCccaaacggctggagatgctctaatgcatTGGTGCCTCACTCTCCGGCGCCAAACAGCAGACTTCCCAGTGGAAGCGGAACCAGTCTGAGCCTTGCCACGTGTACCGCGCGAGCACCTTCGGTTTCAAGCGGCCAGGCGAGATCCTGACGCCCCTCCCCTCACTCCCACCGTCCAATCCGAGAGGCGCGTCGTTCCAACGGCCACGATCGGCACAGCGCGCCCTTCTCCTTCTGCCACCTCGAGAACCAAAAGATTCCTTAAAAATGCTTTCTTTAACAAAGAAAACCAAGACATTTAAGAACAATCTCCTTTTTCTTCCTCCACGGAATACGTCGTCACTCAACTTGGAGACCGGAGGAAGAAGTCGACTGCGAGTTTTGGACCTTGCCGTCGCCATTTTGGTATATTCGCGTCCTCTTCTTCCCCCCCGCTAGCTGGACGCCGCCACTTCTGTTAAACTAACCGTGGGGTGGGGGCGCTTGCTTCGGTCCAAGGGTTTGGCACCTGCTCCTTCCCCTCCAGCCCGATCTTGCCGTCCGAGCTCGGCCAGTGATCTTGCTTCTTTCGATTTCTTTGCCGGAAACCTCGGCGGGAGGACGCTTGCTTGCAGGCCAGGCATTGATTTGGTCTTAAGTGGTCCATGTACGTGTCTGCCGTTGTTCCCTTGCTTGCTTTTCCCCCTGGTTTCTCATGGATTCCTGATTGAATCTGTCAGTTTCAGGCGATTGGAGGAGCTGCTGTTGCTGCTAGCCGTCGTTGGAGAGACAGTTCCTGGGGCGGGGAATTCCTTAGGTATGTGGTGCTTCTGGTTCTGCTTGTTCTGCCAGGTCTTCTGTATGCGGTGAACTTGTTCTTTAGGTACTCTCTGAATAATGGTGGAGAAAATGTGAGGGGAAATTTGTGAACTTCAGTTTAGGGTTTGGTTACTTATAAACTTATAATATTGTACGGGGGAAGGATAGAACAGTTTGCTTCTTTGTTACATCAGAACATCAGACTTCTAAGAGTAATAGCATGCCATCTGATGTAATTTGATTAGATCCTTTCAGTGTTCATGCGCTGCACATACACATTTGCTGTGATGCTAGGGCCCAGATCTGTACACGGACTTGCATGCCACCATGACCGCAAACAAATTAAGGCGTTAGGTTGAGTTCACATCAGAAGCTTTTACGATTGGATATAAGCCTCTGAACATCTTTGAGAGAACTGTGTTTTTTGTTGTTGTGAGTAATACACCGCTTATCTGCTTGCTCATTCCTTATGATCGCACAAGTGACAGCTATGTACAATATGTCAGTCAAACTGCTAAAATAAATGAAATGAatggtttcttttcttgtatggtTGTCATGTGGTGGCTGTAAATGCAGTAAAATAAATGGCAGATTAACTCTCTACCACAGATCACTTCAATTGACCATCATACTTGTTATTTCCTCTTTGGTCAATGCTGTATACAGCCTTCAATAAGGTAATGGCTTTCTAGTTCAACAGTAGCTAATTTGTGTTGTTCATTTTCTTTCAGTTGCAGTGAAGGCGACCTGCTGTTtgtggtaaaataaataaaacagCAGGCCTTGCCTTGGATTAAGCACCTGAATTTCTGAGAAGCACGACCAGCTAGTTTCCTATGCAACCTTCTGTTGATGGCTGCTCATTCCGTTGAATCAGAAACAGGCAGTGAAACAGACAATCACCCTTTACTCATAGACCAAATGGAAAGCGCTCATCGCGAGATCGCAATTGACAGCCCAAGGGATGACGCTgcttctccatcaacatctcGTCGGGATAATAGCGATAGCTCGGATCGGTTGCCTCGTATCCCAGAAAGTTCTTCAGAGACAACTACTAATGCATCTAACTCCCAGAATGCTCCTGGAGAAAGACGAGATGATAGCCGTGCCCGTCGTCAGCAAAGTCCTTTGAATTCTATTTGCTGGATCTCGGTTGAGCTTGTTGTAACAGTTAGCCAGATTATAGCTGCTATTTGCGTTCTAGCATTATCAAGGAATGAACATCCACATGCTCCGTTATTTGAGTGGGTCATTGGTTATACAGTAGGTTGTATTGCTACTCTGCCTCTTCTTTACTGGCGCTATCTCCATCGCAACCGCCCAACAACTGGGCAAGAACCAGCAAGTCAGAACTTCCCCCCAAACAGCATTCCTGACTCCAATTCTCACACAGCAAGTTCAGCTCCTCGTGTGTCTGAAGCTGGTTTTGTAACTGACACAAATGGAGTCACGCAAAACAATGCACTCACCCGAAATCCAAGGTAACGTAGTCTTCAATTCCATGATATATTAGGTCCCTTTTGAATTTGTACGTCTGTAGTCGGCATCACTTCAGATTTAATGTTCAATtgagctgttctgttttgaatGTGAAACTGAGTTGCACTCTGACTCTTTGTTATAGGGCCCAAGCTTATGCTGATCACTTCAGGATGGCCCTTGACTGTTTCTTTGCTGTGTGGTTTGTTGTGGGGAATGTGTGGGTATTTGGTGGACATTCTTCTGCCCATGATGCACCCAACTTGTACAGGTGTGGTGCTAGCTTCCTGTGCTGCAGTATCTTTGCAACTCATTTTCATTAAATGTTTCAGAAGTGTAATGTTTTCTTTTTCAGGTTGTGTATAGCCTTCCTCACATTTAGCTGCATCGGCTATGCTATGCCTTTTATTCTCTGCGCATTGATATGTTGCTGCCTACCCTGCATAATCTCCGTAATGAGCTTCCGTGAAGATCAAAATCAAAATAAAGGTGCTACTTCAGAAGCAATCAATGCTTTGAGAACATACAAGTTCAAAACAAAGAAGGCTCGTACTGGTGAAGGAAATGAAGTTGGTGGTGGAGTTGTGGCTGCTGGAACAGACAAGGAGCGGCTTGTATCTGCTGAAGATGCTGTGAGTTTTTTCTCCTATGCTCCTATTTATTTGACAAGTCTATTACATAGTTTAATCTAAAACCTGACGTGTGTTCTTTGATACGCAGATTTGCTGTATCTGCCTAGCAAGATACTTGAATAACGATGAGCTCCGAGAGCTTCCTTGCACTCACTTCTTTCACAAAGATTGCGTTGATAAATGGCTCAAGATAAATGCGCTATGCCCCCTCTGCAAAGCTGAGATAGACAGTGGTCCAACAACTGCCCCTTCTATTGGCTTTGGGCGTCGCCACAGTGACAACAGGGTAGGAAACGACATCGAATCACAACTGTAACTTCGCCTTCTCCAATGACACCACAACACATGCTCGTTGTGGCTTCAACCAAACAATATGTAAATTATGATGTGGAATAGTTGAAAAAAATGTACGGGTACTTATATTATCTAACAAGTTCGTACCTGTCTGATTACTGTCTCATTGTCCATAACTCATTATATGTTCTGAAGACGGTAATTCCTGTTACGGGACTTGACCTGCTGGCCTTCGCTTGTTATTGGCAGCAATGCTCCCGATATCAGCACATAAGCTGTCTATATTTTGCTATCTCATATGGATTATTTCTTGAAGGAGATGTTAACATGATCGATGACTGCAACAATAATGCTTTACACATACAGATTTTTGACCATATCTCTTCGAGAGTTGACAGTGCTGGCAATAACAGCAGCAATAGAAAACGGCTGAGCAACCCCTGAAACTGCTACTGGTGTTGCTCTCCTTGGTGGTGCTACCTGGGTCTCCCCATTAACAGTTCAACAACACCCTGTTTCTCAGCATGCCGGTGGTGTGCTGCAGTGTACGCTAATACCTCGTATTGGCCATCACCCGGTACTATCATGCAACGACAGGAAAGAGGGCCATCTTCTAGAATAGCACTCTGAACATGTTTACATCAGTAGTGGAGTATGAATCATGCTGATTGATGTCTGTCATCTTGTACATAGGTTATGTGTAATTATCCCACCCACCGCCAACGCAGGCTCACCCACCTTAATTATCTTTCTTGGCAGTCCTTTTCTGCTATAAACTCCAGTCTCTGCCGGGTTTTCCTGACCAAACATGGCTGAATCATTCGTCCTTAACACTGGGGCAAGGATCCCATCAATTGGTCTCGGCACAATGCAAATAGAACCTGGCGCTGTCGACGGTGCCATCTATGCTGCTGTGAAGGTCTTTTCCTGTCGCTCTGATTCTATCTTGATTGTTTTCTGAATCTCGGATATATGTATGTGTTGAGAGATTTACCTGCTCACTTCCCCAGGACAGGTTCAACTTTGTGTTATTTAGGCTCCGCAGAATCTGTATAATGTGTTGACATGTACAACGCATAGTTTTTATATTTGAATGCTCAAGGAGAAAATATAGCCACATCATTCGGCGTCTGTGCAAACTTTATCTGCTCCAATGCAACCCCTCCTTGTTGGTGATAATTTATCATATTTGGACTCGGAATAGTTATAAATACATAATCAGCTCTTAAGCATTGGTAACTAATTAACCAGTCCTGTTTCACAATAAGCGCCAATACCGCCATCCAACATGGCAGAAAAACCTGGTTTTACTACACACCTCTCTAAGCACATGCACTGTACATGCTCTAACACAATCAGATTGATGGCCGAAAGAACAGCTCTGTTGGTTCAGTTATCTCAGCTAGACTACTAGTCACGTTCAATTATTGGAACTTGCAAATCCAGAGTTAGCTTACTTTTGACATGCTTCATCATGTTGTTTCATTGTGTTCCGAAGTCTTGAGATATATGAAGCTGCATCCTTCTGGCCCCTTTCTAAAACTGCTGCTTTTCAACAGGCTGGATATCGGCATATTGATTGTGCTCCGATATACTGCAATGAGAAACAGGTATTAGTAATTACTGCACAATAGCTACCTTTTTTTGGTGCAATGGAATAAATCACGCTGCGTACTCTCAGGAAAAAGTATAGTATTTGCTATCCTGTTGATGATTTCAGCGTGTACATTAGTCCAAATATTTGGATTTAACAGATATGTGAAGCATCTATtttaattttgatatattattaggTAGACATATATGTAATTTCTGCTGATGATAAGTTTAATGCAACTCATAATAATATAAAAAGAAATACATCTCTATATGCTGATGATAAGTCAGAAGGAAATAATGAAGTTTTGAAATTTGGAATCAGCATAAGTGACAATCTGGCAAAAAGGGTGTCTAAAGAGAGGTACACCAGTGGAATTATAAATAACAAGAAAACATTAGCGGAAGCTTTCTAGATTTGTTATATTGTTTATTTGATCTGAAAATATGCCGTGCCATTTCCATAGCTAAATCGAAACCAATGGCTTTCGTAGGTTGGCTTGGCTTTGAAGAAATTATTTGAGGATGGTGTGGTTAAGCGTGAAGATTTGTTTATCACCTCGAAGCTATGGTTAGGATTCATTACTGATCTCAGTTGAAGCAAGGAgtgaatttttttttgtattctcAGAAATCTTTTGAATTTTGCAGGTCTGGTGATCATGCGCCTGAAGATGTGCCGGAGGCGTTTGGCACTACCCTTAAAGATTTGCAGATTGACTACATAGATTTGTTCCTCGTAAATTCCTCTGCTTGAAAGTATATTCAGTTATTCGTGCATTTACTTTTATA
This Lolium perenne isolate Kyuss_39 chromosome 1, Kyuss_2.0, whole genome shotgun sequence DNA region includes the following protein-coding sequences:
- the LOC127294811 gene encoding E3 ubiquitin-protein ligase At1g63170, giving the protein MAAHSVESETGSETDNHPLLIDQMESAHREIAIDSPRDDAASPSTSRRDNSDSSDRLPRIPESSSETTTNASNSQNAPGERRDDSRARRQQSPLNSICWISVELVVTVSQIIAAICVLALSRNEHPHAPLFEWVIGYTVGCIATLPLLYWRYLHRNRPTTGQEPASQNFPPNSIPDSNSHTASSAPRVSEAGFVTDTNGVTQNNALTRNPRAQAYADHFRMALDCFFAVWFVVGNVWVFGGHSSAHDAPNLYRLCIAFLTFSCIGYAMPFILCALICCCLPCIISVMSFREDQNQNKGATSEAINALRTYKFKTKKARTGEGNEVGGGVVAAGTDKERLVSAEDAICCICLARYLNNDELRELPCTHFFHKDCVDKWLKINALCPLCKAEIDSGPTTAPSIGFGRRHSDNRVGNDIESQL